A stretch of the Candidatus Thermoplasmatota archaeon genome encodes the following:
- a CDS encoding Lrp/AsnC ligand binding domain-containing protein, translating to QTVAGKAKPVAEAVSKLNGVSSAYAVTGTFDVIALVEASDFKVLSELVLAKIHAIVGVARTETAIIYE from the coding sequence CAGACAGTGGCTGGCAAGGCTAAACCAGTAGCTGAGGCAGTATCTAAGCTTAATGGTGTGAGCTCAGCATATGCTGTTACAGGGACATTTGACGTAATAGCGCTTGTTGAGGCTAGTGATTTCAAAGTACTTTCAGAGCTTGTGCTTGCCAAAATCCATGCTATTGTGGGCGTAGCGCGAACAGAAACTGCCATAATCTACGAGTAA